One genomic region from Sphingobacterium sp. UGAL515B_05 encodes:
- a CDS encoding GNAT family N-acetyltransferase, with amino-acid sequence MSSSPISHTDFVIEEVKESSINLISELVDLTFNIVQGGASVGFMEDLTVKQARKFWTEVLSKVKLQKTVLIVAKNTFTNRIAGTVQLQIDLPSNQTHRADVAKMLVHTEFRRMGIAQNLLQHIENIAIDLNKTLLVLDTVTDSPAYIMYQKCGWTIVGDIPNYALFPNGTWCSTTYFYKSLILPAK; translated from the coding sequence ATGAGTTCCTCACCTATTTCCCATACAGATTTTGTCATTGAAGAAGTCAAAGAATCTAGCATTAACTTAATTTCCGAACTAGTAGACCTGACATTTAATATTGTCCAAGGAGGTGCCTCCGTAGGTTTTATGGAAGATCTAACAGTTAAGCAGGCAAGAAAATTTTGGACTGAGGTACTGAGCAAAGTCAAACTACAGAAAACAGTATTAATTGTCGCTAAAAATACTTTTACAAATCGAATCGCAGGCACTGTTCAACTGCAAATAGACCTCCCATCAAATCAGACACATCGTGCAGATGTTGCCAAAATGTTAGTCCATACTGAATTTCGAAGAATGGGTATTGCACAAAATTTACTTCAACACATTGAAAATATAGCCATTGATCTAAATAAGACACTACTGGTACTAGATACTGTAACCGATAGCCCGGCTTATATTATGTATCAAAAATGTGGCTGGACGATAGTCGGAGATATCCCAAATTATGCGCTCTTCCCCAATGGAACATGGTGTAGTACGACATACTTTTACAAAAGCTTAATTCTGCCGGCAAAATAA
- a CDS encoding redox-active disulfide protein 2 has product MNNRPLNGMTNEELQTNKKNAQVITWMLTAMLLILLGMGIYTSISKGFSALMAIPFALSPIVILNFKRIKEINEELKIRGAQ; this is encoded by the coding sequence ATGAATAATAGACCTTTAAACGGAATGACCAACGAAGAGCTTCAAACCAACAAAAAAAATGCTCAGGTAATTACTTGGATGCTCACAGCCATGCTCTTGATCTTATTAGGCATGGGAATCTACACCTCAATTAGCAAAGGATTCAGTGCATTAATGGCTATTCCTTTCGCCTTATCTCCCATTGTTATTCTGAATTTTAAAAGAATAAAAGAAATCAATGAAGAACTCAAAATAAGAGGAGCTCAATAG
- a CDS encoding GH92 family glycosyl hydrolase — translation MKYINYAVCAGLLSLIGCASIKKSNETSYVEYVNPFIGTDFTGNTYPGAQSPFGMVQLSPDNGLPGWDRISGYFYPDSTISGFSHTHLSGTGAGDLYDISFMPVTLPYHEAAAPLGIHSKFSHKDEKAHAGYYQVKLTDYDINVELTATARCGIQRYTFPKAESAVFLDLKKAMNWDATTDSHIEVVDSVTIRGYRFSEGWARGQRVYFETRFSKPFMAVHIDSSAILSSADTTAKGAKRIGTAFKARFDFKTAAGEQVTLSTALSGVSMEGASKNLKAEVPKDDFDYYLKEAEQNWNHELGRVSIETKDKEEQVKFYTALYHSMLAPTIFGDVDGAYMGADRKVHQAEGWTNYSTFSLWDTYRASHPLFTYIDPSRVNDMIKSFIAFYEQHGRLPVWNIYGSETDMMIGNHAIPVIVDAYLKGIGDFDASKALEACVATANIDNYRGIGLYKKLGYVPYDVKDEYNAENWSLSRTLEYAYDDHCIAMMADKMGKKEIAGTFFARAQNYKNVYNPATSFMQPRDSHGKFITPFDAEEYSAHICESNAWQYFWSVQHDIPGLIKLVGGQERFGQKLDSMFTFHPSDTSKLPIFSTGMIGQYAHGNEPSHHAIYLFNAVGQPWKTQQYAAEVMNKLYLNTPSGLSGNDDCGQMSAWYVFSSLGFYPVDPISGKYEIGTPLFEKAELKLSNGKKFTVKAKHVSKSNIYIQAITIDGKPLETSYITHEQIMSGATLVLEMGEKPGPVWYKNR, via the coding sequence ATGAAATATATTAATTATGCGGTCTGTGCAGGCCTTTTGTCCTTAATTGGTTGCGCTTCAATAAAAAAGTCCAATGAGACTTCTTATGTAGAATATGTAAATCCTTTTATCGGAACGGATTTTACGGGCAATACATATCCTGGAGCACAGTCGCCTTTTGGGATGGTGCAGCTCAGCCCAGATAATGGACTACCTGGCTGGGACCGTATTTCCGGATACTTTTATCCCGACAGTACGATTTCCGGCTTTAGCCATACACATCTAAGTGGAACTGGTGCCGGCGACTTGTACGACATATCTTTCATGCCGGTTACCTTACCATATCATGAAGCTGCTGCTCCCTTAGGTATACATTCCAAATTTTCGCATAAAGACGAAAAGGCTCACGCCGGATACTATCAGGTAAAACTTACTGATTACGATATAAATGTGGAGCTGACAGCAACGGCACGCTGTGGTATTCAACGTTATACCTTTCCAAAAGCCGAGTCTGCTGTATTTTTAGACTTAAAGAAAGCAATGAATTGGGATGCTACCACGGATTCACACATCGAAGTAGTTGATTCTGTCACTATTCGTGGTTATCGTTTTTCGGAGGGCTGGGCAAGAGGCCAACGCGTTTATTTTGAAACTCGGTTTTCTAAGCCTTTTATGGCCGTTCATATCGATAGTTCAGCAATATTATCCAGCGCTGATACAACGGCAAAAGGCGCAAAACGAATTGGTACAGCATTCAAAGCACGTTTTGATTTCAAGACAGCAGCTGGAGAACAAGTGACTTTAAGTACGGCCCTTTCGGGAGTAAGTATGGAAGGCGCTTCCAAGAACTTAAAGGCAGAAGTTCCAAAAGATGACTTTGATTATTATTTAAAGGAGGCCGAGCAAAATTGGAATCATGAATTGGGTAGGGTATCGATCGAGACCAAAGACAAAGAGGAGCAGGTTAAGTTCTATACAGCGTTATATCATTCCATGTTAGCACCGACGATTTTCGGTGATGTTGATGGTGCGTATATGGGGGCTGACCGGAAGGTACATCAGGCCGAAGGTTGGACTAATTATAGCACATTCTCACTTTGGGACACTTATAGAGCTTCCCATCCGTTATTTACCTATATCGACCCTAGCCGAGTAAATGATATGATTAAGTCCTTCATAGCCTTTTATGAACAGCACGGCCGATTACCGGTATGGAATATTTACGGAAGTGAAACGGATATGATGATTGGGAATCATGCCATTCCTGTCATTGTAGATGCATATTTAAAAGGAATTGGTGATTTTGATGCATCAAAAGCGTTAGAAGCCTGTGTTGCCACAGCTAATATTGACAATTACCGGGGTATAGGTCTGTATAAAAAGCTAGGCTATGTGCCTTATGATGTCAAAGATGAATACAATGCCGAAAACTGGTCCCTATCAAGAACACTTGAATATGCCTATGACGATCATTGCATCGCAATGATGGCCGATAAGATGGGAAAGAAAGAGATTGCGGGAACATTTTTTGCAAGAGCTCAAAATTATAAAAATGTGTATAATCCGGCTACTTCATTTATGCAACCTCGAGATAGCCATGGTAAGTTTATTACCCCATTTGATGCGGAGGAATATAGCGCGCATATCTGTGAAAGTAATGCATGGCAATATTTTTGGTCTGTACAACATGATATCCCTGGATTGATTAAACTCGTTGGTGGACAAGAGCGCTTTGGACAGAAGTTAGATAGCATGTTTACATTTCATCCTTCTGACACCAGCAAACTACCAATTTTTAGTACAGGAATGATTGGCCAATATGCACACGGTAACGAGCCAAGCCATCATGCAATCTATTTATTTAATGCGGTTGGACAGCCTTGGAAAACGCAGCAATATGCAGCGGAGGTAATGAACAAGCTTTACTTGAATACACCTTCTGGATTAAGTGGAAATGATGACTGCGGGCAGATGTCGGCTTGGTATGTATTCAGCTCATTGGGATTTTATCCTGTAGATCCCATCAGTGGAAAATACGAAATCGGTACACCTTTATTTGAAAAAGCTGAATTGAAATTGTCCAATGGAAAGAAATTTACCGTGAAAGCTAAGCATGTCAGTAAATCCAATATTTATATACAAGCCATTACGATCGATGGTAAGCCTCTTGAAACAAGTTATATCACACATGAACAAATTATGTCCGGAGCGACATTGGTGCTAGAAATGGGCGAAAAACCGGGACCGGTATGGTACAAAAATAGATAG